One Salvelinus fontinalis isolate EN_2023a chromosome 27, ASM2944872v1, whole genome shotgun sequence genomic region harbors:
- the LOC129825130 gene encoding basic leucine zipper transcriptional factor ATF-like 3 — protein sequence MSDCDISSGFLQINDQSRFMLQRCESSGDEDDDWRLKRRDNNRVAAQKSRKRQTQRADELHKAYECLDQKNRRLKKEVQFLSEEQRRLTEALKAHEPLCPIRHCVPTLGSGPWDVGVLSSLPR from the exons ATGTCTGACTGCGATATTTCTAGCGGCTTTCTGCAAATCAATGATCAAAGCCGTTTTATGCTTCAAAGATGCGAG AGCTCTGGTGATGAAGATGATGACTGGAGACTAAAAAGAAGGGACAATAACAGGGTGGCAGCACAGAAGAGCCGaaaaagacagacacagagagcagATGAGCTGCATAAG GCATATGAGTGTCTGGATCAGAAGAACAGGCGGCTGAAGAAGGAGGTACAGTTTCTGTCTGAGGAGCAAAGGCGTCTGACTGAGGCACTCAAGGCCCATGAGCCTCTCTGTCCAATCAGGCACTGTGTTCCCACCCTGGGGTCAGGGCCCTGGGATGTAGGGGTCCTCTCCAGTCTGCCCAGATAG